The following coding sequences lie in one Desulfovermiculus halophilus DSM 18834 genomic window:
- a CDS encoding restriction endonuclease subunit S, giving the protein MLYNQNAGKLLPRSWSLSQIGEVCDILDSYRIPINSKDRDKRVAGKQESDLFPYYGATGQVGSIDDYIFEGEHVLLGEDGAPFLDPFKDKAYIVNGKFWVNNHAHIIKSLTSNKFILYYLNHIDYRYYVTGTTRLKLNQASLKKITVRFPSYYEQHQIVSKIEELFSELDSATQSLKKAQEQLKTYRQSVLKHAFEGKLTEAWRKRQKEAGNPPESAEKLLERIKQEREEHYQKQLAEWEKACEQAEAEGTKKPTKPKKPKDLPPLTKEELADLPELPEGWAWVKLGNLSNIVGGVTKGRKLYNKETSELYYLRVANVQDGYLDLSNLKKIEIPKEEEQKYLLEYGDLLYTEGGDKDKLGRGTVWKNQVYRCIHQNHIFRARLISKDLLSLYFAYFTSCNTAKTYFFSNAKQTVNLASINITILSNLPVPITCAKEQSQITSEIVTV; this is encoded by the coding sequence ATGCTATACAACCAAAATGCTGGCAAGCTTTTGCCAAGAAGTTGGAGCTTATCGCAGATCGGTGAAGTTTGTGATATACTTGATAGTTATAGGATTCCTATAAATTCAAAAGATCGAGATAAAAGAGTCGCTGGAAAACAAGAAAGTGATCTTTTTCCATACTATGGCGCAACCGGACAAGTTGGCAGTATTGATGACTATATATTTGAGGGTGAACATGTTCTTTTAGGTGAAGACGGAGCACCTTTTCTAGATCCATTCAAAGATAAAGCATATATAGTAAATGGAAAATTTTGGGTAAATAATCATGCACATATAATAAAATCCTTAACTTCAAATAAGTTTATATTATATTACTTAAACCACATTGATTATCGATATTATGTTACCGGAACTACCAGACTCAAGCTTAATCAAGCTTCCTTAAAAAAAATAACTGTGCGTTTTCCCTCCTATTACGAACAACACCAAATAGTCTCCAAAATCGAAGAACTCTTTTCAGAACTCGACAGCGCCACCCAGAGCCTGAAGAAGGCCCAGGAACAGCTGAAAACATATCGTCAATCTGTGCTCAAGCATGCTTTTGAAGGCAAGTTGACTGAAGCATGGCGTAAGCGCCAGAAAGAAGCTGGCAATCCTCCTGAATCAGCTGAAAAGCTGCTGGAACGTATCAAGCAGGAACGCGAAGAGCACTATCAGAAGCAGCTTGCGGAATGGGAAAAAGCGTGTGAGCAGGCTGAGGCAGAGGGCACAAAAAAGCCAACCAAACCAAAGAAACCAAAGGATCTTCCGCCACTGACGAAGGAAGAGCTTGCGGATCTTCCGGAACTGCCTGAGGGGTGGGCTTGGGTTAAGCTGGGAAATTTGTCAAATATTGTCGGCGGAGTTACGAAAGGAAGAAAGCTCTATAATAAAGAAACCTCTGAGCTTTATTACTTAAGAGTTGCTAATGTTCAAGATGGATACTTAGATCTAAGCAATCTTAAAAAGATTGAAATCCCCAAAGAAGAAGAACAAAAGTATTTACTTGAATATGGAGATCTTCTATATACAGAAGGTGGTGATAAAGATAAACTTGGACGCGGTACAGTTTGGAAAAACCAAGTTTATAGATGCATTCACCAAAACCATATATTTAGAGCGAGACTCATAAGTAAAGATCTTTTATCGTTATATTTTGCATACTTTACTTCCTGTAATACAGCAAAAACGTATTTTTTTTCCAACGCAAAGCAAACTGTAAACTTAGCATCGATTAATATAACGATCCTTTCCAACCTACCAGTACCTATCACATGTGCCAAAGAACAATCTCAGATTACTTCTGAAATCGTAACAGTTTAG
- a CDS encoding type I restriction-modification enzyme R subunit C-terminal domain-containing protein: MNKTPEQEARDSIDELLEKSGWVVVNKKAINWSLGPGLAVREYQTDAGPADYVLFVDRKPVGVIEAKRKDEGHRLSSHEGQAEAYAKSKIKWFADSHPLPFVYESTGLVTQFTDLRDPKPRAREVFSFHHPATLSQRISRQLSLCQRLQQLPDLPPEGLRDCQLRAIANLEESFKQGRPRALIQMATGSGKTFTAITSIYRLLKYADAQRILFLVDTKNLGEQAEQEFMAYTPLDDNRKFIELYNVRRLNSRYVPQDSQVCISTIQRMYSILKGEDMDEAAEQSNPHEHATTGQPKEVEYNPDVPPEFFDFIIIDECHRSIYNLWRQVLDYFDAFHIGLTATPDKRTFAFFNENVVSEYRHEEAVADGVNVGYDTYLIETEITKQGSKLFADLWVDKRDRLTRRMRWDQLDEDVTYRGNDLDRDVVNPSQIRNVIKTFRDKLPEIFPVREEVPKTLIFAKTDSHADDIIKIVREEFAEENAFCKKVTYKASEDPKSMLTSFRNDYYPRIAVTVDMIATGTDVKPLECLLFMRDVRSKNYFEQMKGRGTRTLSYDDLKKVTPSTQTNKTGFVIVDAVGVSKSLKTDSRPLERKKSVPLKDLLQAALMGHCDEDTYTSLANRLAKLEQQITPQEREKFKELTGGKSINTLVHNLLDAHNPDKIIDAAKEKFSLPADTDPDETQKQEAQKDLIDEARNTFTGELNEYIEKVRTSHEQIIDNINLDHLEHAGWDYEAQGKASEIIEDFKAFLEAHKNEITALSIFYNQPYNRRQITYDMIKQVLETLKQNKPYLAPVRVWQAYEQLEKVNGKSPKSELTALVSLIRRVTDIDHTLTPYDQTVNRNFKKWVFDKQAGAAQKFDEEQMTWLRMIRDHIVSSIHMDVEDLQYAPFDGMGGAGKMAQLFGDEISSIIDEMNEALAA; this comes from the coding sequence TGAAGGGCAGGCTGAAGCTTACGCCAAAAGCAAGATTAAATGGTTTGCCGATTCCCACCCCCTGCCTTTTGTCTATGAAAGTACCGGCCTGGTTACCCAATTTACTGATCTGCGCGATCCCAAGCCCAGAGCCAGGGAGGTCTTCTCCTTTCACCACCCCGCCACTCTGAGTCAAAGAATCAGCCGCCAATTAAGCCTCTGCCAGAGGCTGCAGCAACTGCCTGACCTTCCACCTGAAGGCCTGCGGGATTGCCAGCTCCGTGCAATCGCAAATCTGGAAGAGTCCTTTAAGCAAGGCAGGCCACGAGCCTTGATCCAAATGGCCACTGGCAGCGGCAAGACCTTTACCGCTATCACTTCCATTTATCGCCTCCTCAAGTACGCCGATGCTCAGCGGATCCTTTTTCTGGTGGATACCAAAAACCTGGGAGAGCAAGCCGAACAGGAGTTCATGGCCTATACCCCCTTAGACGACAATCGCAAATTCATTGAGCTGTATAATGTCCGGCGGCTCAATTCCAGATATGTACCCCAGGACAGCCAGGTTTGCATAAGCACCATTCAGCGCATGTATTCCATCCTCAAAGGCGAGGACATGGATGAGGCTGCGGAACAGAGCAACCCGCATGAGCATGCAACCACCGGCCAGCCCAAAGAGGTGGAATACAACCCGGATGTTCCGCCAGAGTTTTTTGACTTCATTATCATCGATGAATGTCACCGCTCAATCTATAACCTGTGGCGGCAGGTCCTGGATTATTTCGATGCCTTTCATATCGGTCTGACGGCTACCCCGGATAAACGCACATTCGCCTTTTTTAATGAAAACGTGGTCAGTGAATACCGTCATGAAGAGGCTGTGGCCGACGGGGTCAATGTGGGCTACGACACCTACCTAATCGAGACGGAAATCACAAAACAGGGAAGCAAGTTGTTTGCCGATCTATGGGTAGACAAACGGGACCGCTTAACTCGCCGAATGCGCTGGGATCAGCTGGATGAGGATGTGACCTATAGAGGAAATGATCTTGACCGGGACGTGGTCAATCCCAGCCAAATCAGAAATGTGATCAAGACCTTTCGGGATAAGCTCCCGGAGATTTTTCCGGTCCGGGAAGAGGTTCCCAAAACGCTCATCTTTGCCAAGACCGACAGCCATGCAGATGACATCATCAAGATTGTGCGCGAGGAGTTTGCCGAGGAAAACGCCTTTTGCAAAAAAGTGACCTACAAGGCCAGCGAGGATCCAAAGTCCATGCTGACCTCGTTTCGTAACGATTACTATCCCAGAATCGCTGTTACTGTGGATATGATCGCCACAGGCACGGACGTGAAGCCTCTGGAATGTCTACTCTTTATGCGCGATGTGCGTTCCAAGAACTATTTTGAGCAGATGAAAGGCCGAGGAACCAGAACCCTGAGCTATGACGACCTGAAAAAGGTAACTCCATCAACGCAAACCAATAAAACCGGATTCGTCATAGTGGATGCCGTTGGTGTAAGCAAATCCCTGAAAACTGACAGTCGCCCACTGGAACGAAAGAAGTCGGTTCCCCTCAAAGACCTCCTGCAGGCCGCCCTCATGGGCCACTGTGATGAAGACACATATACCTCGTTGGCCAATCGTCTGGCCAAGCTGGAGCAGCAAATTACACCCCAGGAGCGGGAAAAATTTAAAGAGCTGACCGGGGGAAAATCTATCAACACCTTGGTGCACAACCTCCTTGATGCCCATAACCCAGATAAAATCATCGATGCTGCAAAAGAGAAATTCAGCTTGCCTGCTGATACAGATCCGGATGAAACGCAAAAGCAGGAAGCCCAAAAAGACCTGATCGATGAGGCCAGGAATACTTTTACCGGTGAGCTGAACGAATACATTGAAAAGGTGCGCACTTCTCATGAACAGATTATCGATAACATCAATCTGGATCATTTGGAGCACGCTGGATGGGATTACGAGGCCCAAGGAAAAGCATCAGAGATCATAGAAGATTTCAAGGCCTTTCTGGAGGCTCACAAAAATGAAATCACCGCCCTGTCCATCTTCTACAACCAGCCTTACAACCGCAGGCAGATCACCTATGATATGATCAAACAGGTGCTGGAAACCCTGAAACAAAACAAGCCCTATTTAGCCCCTGTCCGGGTCTGGCAGGCCTATGAGCAGTTGGAAAAAGTGAACGGCAAATCCCCAAAGAGCGAGCTGACCGCCCTGGTCTCCCTGATCCGCCGGGTTACCGACATTGATCACACCCTGACCCCCTATGATCAGACAGTTAATCGCAACTTCAAAAAATGGGTGTTTGACAAACAGGCCGGAGCGGCCCAGAAATTCGACGAAGAGCAAATGACCTGGCTGCGCATGATCCGGGATCACATCGTCAGCTCCATCCACATGGACGTGGAAGACCTGCAATATGCCCCTTTTGACGGCATGGGCGGAGCTGGAAAAATGGCTCAACTGTTTGGGGATGAGATAAGTTCAATAATTGATGAAATGAATGAGGCTTTGGCGGCGTAA